One Centroberyx gerrardi isolate f3 chromosome 2, fCenGer3.hap1.cur.20231027, whole genome shotgun sequence DNA window includes the following coding sequences:
- the cetn3 gene encoding centrin-3 yields MSLSLRTELAADKTKRKKRRELTEEQKHEIKEAFELFDTDKDKEIDYHELKVAMRALGFEVKKVDVLKILKDYDREGNGKITFDDFNEVVTDRILERDPKEEIMKAFKLFDDDESGKISLRNLRRVARELGENITDEELRSMIDEFDTDGDGEINQAEFLAIMTGDS; encoded by the exons ATGAGTCTATCTCTAAG AACTGAACTTGCGGCAGACAAAACCAAGCgcaagaagaggagagagctcaCCGAGGAGCAGAAACATGAAATCAAAGAGGCTTTCGAGTTGTTTGACActgataaagataaagaaattgaCTACCATGAACTTAAG GTGGCAATGCGTGCACTTGGCTTTGAAGTGAAGAAAGTGGATGTTCTGAAGATTCTCAAGGACTATGACAGGGAAGGAAATGGCAAAATAACATTTGATGACTTCAACGAAGTAG TTACAGACCGCATACTGGAGCGAGACCCAAAAGAGGAGATCATGAAGGCCTTTAAGCtatttgatgatgatgaatcaGGCAAGATCAGTCTGAGGAACCTGAGACGAGTAGCTCGAGAACTTGGAGAGAACATTACTGATGAGGAGCTACGCAGCATGATTGATGAGTTTGACACTGACGGAGATGGCGAGA TAAATCAAGCGGAGTTCCTCGCCATAATGACTGGAGACTCTTGA